The following proteins are co-located in the Streptomyces sp. NBC_01198 genome:
- a CDS encoding purine-nucleoside phosphorylase, translating into MNASVNPDPYAAADAAAARLRELTGAQTHDVALVMGSGWVPAADQLGTADAELPITELPGFPAPSVAGHAGRVRSVQVGGVRALVFLGRTHLYEGRGVASVAHGVRTSVAAGCKTVVLTNGCGGLRPGYRPGQPVLISDHINLTATSPIAGANFVDLTDLYSPRLRALCREIDPTLEEGVYVQLPGPHYETPAEIGMVRAIGGDLVGMSTTLEAIAAREAGAEVLGISLVTNLAAGMTGEPLNHEEVLAAGHESATRMGTLLAGLLARL; encoded by the coding sequence GTGAACGCTTCTGTGAACCCCGACCCCTATGCCGCGGCCGACGCCGCCGCCGCCCGTCTGCGCGAGCTGACCGGTGCGCAGACGCACGACGTCGCCCTGGTCATGGGCTCGGGCTGGGTGCCCGCCGCCGACCAGTTGGGCACCGCGGACGCCGAGCTGCCGATCACCGAGCTGCCCGGCTTCCCGGCCCCCTCGGTAGCCGGCCACGCCGGCCGGGTGCGCTCGGTGCAGGTCGGAGGCGTCCGCGCCCTGGTCTTCCTGGGCCGCACCCACCTCTACGAGGGCCGGGGCGTCGCGAGCGTCGCGCACGGGGTACGCACGTCGGTGGCTGCGGGCTGCAAGACGGTCGTCCTCACCAACGGTTGCGGCGGCCTGCGCCCCGGCTACCGCCCCGGCCAGCCGGTGCTGATCAGCGACCACATCAACCTGACGGCGACCTCGCCGATCGCCGGCGCGAACTTCGTCGACCTCACCGACCTCTACTCCCCCAGGCTGCGCGCCCTGTGCCGCGAGATCGACCCCACCCTGGAGGAGGGTGTCTACGTCCAGCTGCCCGGCCCGCACTACGAGACGCCGGCGGAGATCGGCATGGTCCGCGCCATAGGCGGTGACCTGGTCGGCATGTCCACCACGCTGGAGGCGATCGCCGCGCGCGAGGCGGGTGCGGAGGTCCTGGGCATCTCCCTGGTCACCAACCTCGCCGCCGGTATGACCGGCGAGCCCCTCAACCACGAGGAAGTCCTGGCGGCGGGCCACGAGTCCGCGACCCGGATGGGCACGCTGCTGGCCGGCCTGCTGGCCCGCCTGTGA
- a CDS encoding gamma-glutamylcyclotransferase: protein MSLYAAYAGNLDARLMTRRAPHSPLRGTGWLDGWRLTFGGEQMGWEGALATLVEDPGSQVFVGLYDIAPVDEESMDRWEGVPLQIYRRTTVRVHTLDGDLAAWLYVLNDYEGGLPSARYLGEIADAAESAGAPHDYVMGLRKRPC from the coding sequence ATGTCGCTCTACGCCGCTTATGCAGGCAACCTCGACGCGCGGCTGATGACCCGCCGCGCCCCGCACTCCCCGCTGCGCGGCACCGGCTGGCTGGACGGCTGGCGGCTCACCTTCGGCGGCGAGCAGATGGGCTGGGAGGGCGCGCTCGCGACGCTGGTCGAGGACCCGGGCAGCCAGGTCTTCGTCGGGCTGTACGACATCGCGCCGGTCGACGAGGAGTCGATGGACCGCTGGGAGGGCGTACCCCTGCAGATCTACCGGCGTACGACCGTACGGGTACACACCCTGGACGGCGACCTGGCGGCGTGGCTCTACGTGCTCAACGACTACGAGGGCGGGCTGCCCTCGGCTCGCTACCTGGGCGAGATCGCGGACGCCGCGGAGTCGGCGGGGGCGCCGCACGACTATGTGATGGGGCTGCGCAAGCGTCCCTGCTGA